In Bactrocera neohumeralis isolate Rockhampton chromosome 5, APGP_CSIRO_Bneo_wtdbg2-racon-allhic-juicebox.fasta_v2, whole genome shotgun sequence, the genomic window TCGAGGCAATGTAAACGACAGTGATAGTGATAACGACGCGGACGGTGAATTGGAAGAATGTATTAAAGATGAGgagtttgaaaatgttgaatacCTAGCTGAATTGGATGAATGTGGTGTAAGAGTGGAAACTGCCGTGCAACCCGCACGTGCTTTGGAACAAGTCGTTTCCAACGAAAAACAAAGTTTACCCATCAAAGCAGAAATGATAGAAACGGCAGATAATGACACGATCAGCGAATATGGTGAAGTTTTGGTTATTGATAATGTTAAACCGAACGAGATCGAAAATGAAGAATTTTATGGTGATGAATGGGCAGATAGTCAAGGAGGAGATGATGATAACCACATTTTAAAAAAGGTAATTGGATGCAGTGCCGTAGTAAACGATTTCTTTcaagtaatacattttttagcCTAGGAAGCCAAAAGAGTACTCATGTGCACATTGCCAAAAACGTTATACTACAGAACGTATATTGAAGCTGCATATAAACATGAAACACCTGCGACCAAAAAACTTCAAATGCGACCAATGCCAAGAAGAATTTGTAGAGCAACGTTCACTAGATTCACATGTGCGGAAAGAACACATAGGTTTTCAGTGTTCACAATGCGAGCGTGCTTATAAAAATTCTCGTTCACTGCGCATACATATGAAAGCACACAAGGGTATAAAGGAATTTATATgtgattttgaaaattgtggCAAAGCATTTATTACTTCATCACGTCTGAAAGTGCATCAAAAAATTCATACAGATGAACGAAACTACATATGCGAAATTTGTGGTTATCGTACACGACAAAAGGATGCTTTGGTTGtacacaagcgcacacacaccgGAGAAAAACCTTTTGAGTGTTCTATCTGTAGCCGACGTTTTATCTCTGCCTCATTATTAAACGAGCACAAGCCTATGCATTCTACTGAGCGTCCACATAAATGTGATGTATGCGGTGCATCATTTTCACGGAGCAAAGCGCTCTACCATCACAAACATTTGCACCTGGGTATTAAAAAGTTTGTTTGCAAATTATGTGGCCGTGCCTATGCGCAGATGGCAGGACTAGCGGGGCATATGCGACAACACAAAGCAGAGGAACAAAGTTTacttagttaatttttaaagaatgtttattgaaaattcgCTACATGTGACATTagatttatttcattaaatatattaagcaacattaagtcattaacatttaagaaaataatactcGTAACAACGTTGTTTACAATCAAAGcgcaacaaataatataaatttccaAACATACATTACAAAAATACTCATAACattgtttatatttacttatGCCCATACGCGTATGGTGTAATCCCAACTGCCAGTGGATAATGCAGTGCCGTCTGGTGACACCTGCACACAGGATACCTTATTTTCATGACcatataaaagacaaatacgtTCCGATTTAAGCGTATCCCAGAGATTCACTGTGTAATCATTATATCCAGCAAATAGTAAACGGCCGCTCACTGAGAAGTCCACTGAGTTAATACCAAAAATTATGCTCTCCTTAGCGAACACAGCTACTTCCCTATCGGCACGCATATCGAACAAACGACAGCTACTATCGTCTGAGCCTGTTGCTATGGCGTCTCCACTAGGATGAAATTTGACAGTATTAACGTCTGACTGATGTCCTTCAAACGATTGTACAACATGTCCTGAACGCATGTCCCATATAAAGGCCATACGATCACAACTGCCAGAAACGAATGTATTTCCGGTTTCATTTGGCGCTAAATCAATCGCCATAACATCACCAGAATGCCCATGAAAACTCTGAAGTAATTGTCCGCTTTCTACATCCCACAAAGCACATGTAGAATCACCGCTTCCCGTGAGGATTTGCTGGTCGGAATTTGGATAAATACAGCAGGACATGTAGCTAGTGTGTGTACCAACTGTTCGTTTTTTAGCAGCCATCTCATCATCTGACGTTATAGGATATACGGTAACTTTATTGTCTAAACCACCACAAGCAACAAAATTGCCCGATGGAGAATATGCACATGCCATAATCCAAGTGGTGGGCATGGTAATGAAGTGTTCTTTGTTTGTGGTAAATGCGTCCCAGATGATGAGACGGCCATCCTGAGATGAGGAAATTATGTGACGCTTATCTGGACTCCAATCTGTACAAAGAACTTTTGCCTGATGTCCTTTGAGTACTTTGCGTGGTTTTATATTAACAAAAGCAATGGGCTCGAGCCGTTCTGCTACAGTCCATAAATTAATATCATTCAATTTAGCACGTTCTTCCTCaagtttaattttcaaattttccgcTTCCTTCAACAAGCTGGCCATCTTATCACTGGCATTAGGTGTTGGAGCACAGTCTGCCATTATTCATCAAAATATTGCTAAATGTAGATAGTCCAGCGATAGAAATAGTTTTTATAGGAAACGCTCGGAATTTTGCTGCAGATCCTATGTATACAACTTTGAATAcacaaaaatcaatatttgtttacaaaaacaatattctaGTCAGAATACACTGAAATGGCCGC contains:
- the LOC126759279 gene encoding guanine nucleotide-binding protein subunit beta-5, with amino-acid sequence MADCAPTPNASDKMASLLKEAENLKIKLEEERAKLNDINLWTVAERLEPIAFVNIKPRKVLKGHQAKVLCTDWSPDKRHIISSSQDGRLIIWDAFTTNKEHFITMPTTWIMACAYSPSGNFVACGGLDNKVTVYPITSDDEMAAKKRTVGTHTSYMSCCIYPNSDQQILTGSGDSTCALWDVESGQLLQSFHGHSGDVMAIDLAPNETGNTFVSGSCDRMAFIWDMRSGHVVQSFEGHQSDVNTVKFHPSGDAIATGSDDSSCRLFDMRADREVAVFAKESIIFGINSVDFSVSGRLLFAGYNDYTVNLWDTLKSERICLLYGHENKVSCVQVSPDGTALSTGSWDYTIRVWA